The genomic window TGGGATGTAAATGAACACGAAAGAGCACTAGAACAATATCGTCAAATATTCGGGATTGCTGAACCATTAAGACGTGAAATGGAATTGAGTATAGTTGAAAAGACTGATTTTAATCCGTTGAACTCCAATTCTATGCATCGTGATATTCTACTTAACAAAGATACCAGTGTGGATTGGGAAGATGTGTATCCAGGGGGAAGAATGGCATCCGGTATGATGATTGGGAATGATATACATAATCAAATTGAGAGGAAAACCGGTATCTGACTTTTCAGTTATATGCgaattttttcttcctaACAAGCCATATCATATTACattcaatataaaaatatatacatgAAACAATCACCTTTCACCTTTCTACACTTTAGAGTGGGATCATTAAGAACTTTTATACTACCATACAAGATATAGAGAAACATTCAGTACAGAAGATAGTCTAGTAAAAGACTTTATCTTCTAACTAAAATTGCCCTATATGAATAGTAAAAACAGCATATATACCTTTACTAGAATGTACTCtgctaataataatgcgAGTTCACGGCAGCTGCCACGGTAAGATTACATTGCACGTtagtaaataaaatggATGGTTACATGCTATCCacaatttcatttaaaaCTACTATAATTTTGACTAGTAACTTGCAGAAACAGCCAATTCATTTTACTCGAGGTCATCAAATCTCCTAggtatataatattatccAGCAAAAACATATAGACGCGTACCCTTAAATTCGTCGCTTTTTCTGGAATCTGGAAAAATCGCGGCAAacgatgaaaaatttttcTGATCTCAAAATCGAATATATCTTGACTTTTTGATGAAACACAAACATTGTTACAAGGATTCTATTCCTActgttatcattatttatattcaaaaagtATACCAAACATctgttaataataaaagcTATACTTCacttttcctttctttaCCCTTTTCcccaaaaaaatttataaaaatctaaaaataaaataaaataaaatccAACCAACATGAATTTCGAATCTCAAGGTCAATATGAATCACAAGCTCAGTCTCAACCTCAAACAATCTCTGACCTTGATAGAGATATTAATTTAGAAACTCTGAATTACCAACTAAATGACCTTAACTTTCATAAAACAGGAAGTAATGCAGAAGATTTGTTCACTCAGCCGCtcaataataacagtaaCAATGAAATGGACAGTGCTAATGCAACATCTGCAATATTAGGTAACCGGTTACCACTGAGTAGATCTGCATCTCTGCTAGATTCCATTGGCATTCAGAGAGCATCATCTCCTTTCACTCCAAAATCTAAAGATGCAGGGTTAACATCTACGCAAAGCGTACTGGGATCGtcaatattcaataattggCAACACACAGCTGCAGCAACTATCCCGGAATCCCAACCATCTAACCAACAGATTCCATTTCTAAGTCGTCAAGATTCCTCTTCGTCATTTAATTATCCTTCACAGCTTGCTAACTTTAAAAACCCCCTCAGTTCACAATTTATTGTGGATACAGGATACGTGGATAGCCCGTTGATCCATAGCGCTACTCCATTGACGTCAACATCGCAACAACAATCAAACTTATTTGCTCCACAATTGTACACTCCTTCTAGTTCAAACGTAATGCCAATCGTTCTGGAATCGAAATGGAAATATATAGATTCCACAGGAACAGTACAAGGCCCGTTCAGTACAT from Naumovozyma dairenensis CBS 421 chromosome 3, complete genome includes these protein-coding regions:
- the UMP1 gene encoding Ump1p (similar to Saccharomyces cerevisiae UMP1 (YBR173C); ancestral locus Anc_8.586); this encodes MNVAPKSDFKSTISTADGKKITSNATHGALPDTLRLQEGGAVPISSELNDRHPLESRLKNWDVNEHERALEQYRQIFGIAEPLRREMELSIVEKTDFNPLNSNSMHRDILLNKDTSVDWEDVYPGGRMASGMMIGNDIHNQIERKTGI